Proteins found in one Macaca nemestrina isolate mMacNem1 chromosome 4, mMacNem.hap1, whole genome shotgun sequence genomic segment:
- the LOC105475012 gene encoding zinc finger protein 775 isoform X2 yields the protein MKVKQEKPERLLQILAPQVMLAEKDKENIFQQHPGLPPCQTMGRPRALGGQEESGSPRWAPPTEHDAGLAGRAPGAASGPLSPSLSAGEGHFVCLDCGKRFSWWSSLKIHQRTHTGEKPYLCGKCGKSFSQKPNLARHQRHHTGERPFCCPECARRFSQKQHLLKHQKTHSRPATHSCPECERCFRHQVGLRIHQRAHARDRQGSRAGLHELLRDAAARRACRLRPGPPRGRPEWAWLGLCQGWWGQPGARTAVSGPSGPGEPRQFICNECGKSFTWWSSLNIHQRIHTGERPYACPECGRRFSQKPNLTRHLRNHTGERPHPCPHCGRGFRQKQHLLKHLRTHLPGAQAAPCPSCGKSCRSRAALRAHQRAHAAAEPAVPAGEPGDQLQAEAIPGLAARPRSSQRSPGARDALWGRGRAGLTGPGEPRQFICNECGKSFSWWSALTIHQRIHTGERPYPCPECGRRFSQKPNLTRHRRNHTGERPYLCPACGRGFSQKQHLLKHQRVHRAAPACSPKEEAR from the coding sequence ATGAAGGTCAAGCAGGAGAAGCCGGAGCGGCTGCTGCAGATACTGGCACCGCAGGTTATGCTTGCGGAGAAGGACAAGGAGAACATCTTCCAGCAGCACCCGGGCCTCCCGCCATGCCAGACCATGGGGCGGCCTCGAGCCCTGGGGGGACAGGAGGAGtctgggagtccaaggtgggcccCTCCCACTGAGCATGATGCGGGGCTGGCAGGCCGGGCTCCCGGGGCAGCCTCCGGTCCCCTGAGCCCCTCGCTTTCCGCCGGCGAGGGTCACTTTGTGTGCCTGGACTGCGGGAAGAGGTTCAGCTGGTGGTCGTCCCTGAAAATCCACCAGCGCACCCACACCGGGGAGAAGCCGTACCTCTGCGGCAAGTGTGGCAAGAGCTTCAGCCAGAAGCCGAACCTGGCGCGCCACCAGCGGCACCACACTGGTGAGCGACCCTTCTGCTGCCCCGAGTGCGCGCGGCGCTTCAGCCAGAAGCAGCACCTGCTGAAGCACCAGAAGACCCACTCCCGGCCCGCCACCCACTCGTGCCCCGAGTGCGAGCGTTGCTTCCGTCACCAGGTGGGCCTCCGCATCCACCAGCGCGCGCACGCCCGGGACCGCCAGGGCTCCCGCGCCGGCCTGCACGAGCTGCTTCGGGACGCGGCGGCGCGCAGGGCCTGTCGCCTGCGGCCGGGGCCGCCGCGGGGGCGCCCCGAGTGGGCCTGGCTGGGGCTCTGCCAGGGCTGGTGGGGCCAGCCTGGGGCCCGGACCGCGGTCTCCGGCCCCTCGGGGCCGGGTGAGCCGCGCCAGTTCATCTGCAACGAGTGTGGCAAGAGCTTCACCTGGTGGTCGTCGCTGAACATCCACCAGCGCATCCACACTGGCGAGCGGCCCTATGCGTGCCCCGAGTGCGGCCGCCGCTTCAGCCAGAAGCCCAACCTGACAAGGCACCTGCGCAACCACACGGGCGAGCGCCCGCACCCCTGCCCGCACTGCGGCCGCGGCTTCCGCCAGAAGCAGCACCTGCTCAAGCACCTGCGCACGCACCTGCCTGGCGCCCAGGCCGCGCCCTGCCCCAGCTGCGGTAAAAGCTGCCGCAGCCGCGCCGCACTGCGCGCCCACCAGCGCGCCCACGCTGCCGCTGAGCCCGCCGTTCCGGCCGGGGAACCGGGCGACCAGCTGCAGGCCGAGGCCATCCCAGGCTTGGCCGCGCGGCCGCGGAGCTCCCAACGGTCCCCAGGGGCCCGGGACGCGCTGTGGGGCCGGGGACGCGCGGGCCTCACCGGGCCTGGCGAGCCGCGCCAGTTCATCTGCAACGAGTGCGGCAAGAGCTTCTCGTGGTGGTCGGCGCTCACCATCCACCAGCGCATCCACACTGGCGAGCGGCCCTACCCGTGCCCCGAGTGCGGCCGCCGCTTCAGCCAGAAGCCCAATCTGACGCGGCACCGGCGCAACCACACAGGCGAGCGGCCCTACCTGTGTCCCGCCTGCGGCCGCGGCTTCAGCCAGAAGCAGCATCTGCTCAAGCACCAGCGTGTACATCGCGCGGCCCCTGCATGCAGCCCCAAGGAGGAGGCGCGCTAG
- the LOC105475012 gene encoding zinc finger protein 775 isoform X1, whose amino-acid sequence MEGGLAGDRTGAGLVMKVKQEKPERLLQILAPQVMLAEKDKENIFQQHPGLPPCQTMGRPRALGGQEESGSPRWAPPTEHDAGLAGRAPGAASGPLSPSLSAGEGHFVCLDCGKRFSWWSSLKIHQRTHTGEKPYLCGKCGKSFSQKPNLARHQRHHTGERPFCCPECARRFSQKQHLLKHQKTHSRPATHSCPECERCFRHQVGLRIHQRAHARDRQGSRAGLHELLRDAAARRACRLRPGPPRGRPEWAWLGLCQGWWGQPGARTAVSGPSGPGEPRQFICNECGKSFTWWSSLNIHQRIHTGERPYACPECGRRFSQKPNLTRHLRNHTGERPHPCPHCGRGFRQKQHLLKHLRTHLPGAQAAPCPSCGKSCRSRAALRAHQRAHAAAEPAVPAGEPGDQLQAEAIPGLAARPRSSQRSPGARDALWGRGRAGLTGPGEPRQFICNECGKSFSWWSALTIHQRIHTGERPYPCPECGRRFSQKPNLTRHRRNHTGERPYLCPACGRGFSQKQHLLKHQRVHRAAPACSPKEEAR is encoded by the exons ATGGAGGGTGGCCTGGCTGGTGACCGCACAG GAGCTGGGCTGGTGATGAAGGTCAAGCAGGAGAAGCCGGAGCGGCTGCTGCAGATACTGGCACCGCAGGTTATGCTTGCGGAGAAGGACAAGGAGAACATCTTCCAGCAGCACCCGGGCCTCCCGCCATGCCAGACCATGGGGCGGCCTCGAGCCCTGGGGGGACAGGAGGAGtctgggagtccaaggtgggcccCTCCCACTGAGCATGATGCGGGGCTGGCAGGCCGGGCTCCCGGGGCAGCCTCCGGTCCCCTGAGCCCCTCGCTTTCCGCCGGCGAGGGTCACTTTGTGTGCCTGGACTGCGGGAAGAGGTTCAGCTGGTGGTCGTCCCTGAAAATCCACCAGCGCACCCACACCGGGGAGAAGCCGTACCTCTGCGGCAAGTGTGGCAAGAGCTTCAGCCAGAAGCCGAACCTGGCGCGCCACCAGCGGCACCACACTGGTGAGCGACCCTTCTGCTGCCCCGAGTGCGCGCGGCGCTTCAGCCAGAAGCAGCACCTGCTGAAGCACCAGAAGACCCACTCCCGGCCCGCCACCCACTCGTGCCCCGAGTGCGAGCGTTGCTTCCGTCACCAGGTGGGCCTCCGCATCCACCAGCGCGCGCACGCCCGGGACCGCCAGGGCTCCCGCGCCGGCCTGCACGAGCTGCTTCGGGACGCGGCGGCGCGCAGGGCCTGTCGCCTGCGGCCGGGGCCGCCGCGGGGGCGCCCCGAGTGGGCCTGGCTGGGGCTCTGCCAGGGCTGGTGGGGCCAGCCTGGGGCCCGGACCGCGGTCTCCGGCCCCTCGGGGCCGGGTGAGCCGCGCCAGTTCATCTGCAACGAGTGTGGCAAGAGCTTCACCTGGTGGTCGTCGCTGAACATCCACCAGCGCATCCACACTGGCGAGCGGCCCTATGCGTGCCCCGAGTGCGGCCGCCGCTTCAGCCAGAAGCCCAACCTGACAAGGCACCTGCGCAACCACACGGGCGAGCGCCCGCACCCCTGCCCGCACTGCGGCCGCGGCTTCCGCCAGAAGCAGCACCTGCTCAAGCACCTGCGCACGCACCTGCCTGGCGCCCAGGCCGCGCCCTGCCCCAGCTGCGGTAAAAGCTGCCGCAGCCGCGCCGCACTGCGCGCCCACCAGCGCGCCCACGCTGCCGCTGAGCCCGCCGTTCCGGCCGGGGAACCGGGCGACCAGCTGCAGGCCGAGGCCATCCCAGGCTTGGCCGCGCGGCCGCGGAGCTCCCAACGGTCCCCAGGGGCCCGGGACGCGCTGTGGGGCCGGGGACGCGCGGGCCTCACCGGGCCTGGCGAGCCGCGCCAGTTCATCTGCAACGAGTGCGGCAAGAGCTTCTCGTGGTGGTCGGCGCTCACCATCCACCAGCGCATCCACACTGGCGAGCGGCCCTACCCGTGCCCCGAGTGCGGCCGCCGCTTCAGCCAGAAGCCCAATCTGACGCGGCACCGGCGCAACCACACAGGCGAGCGGCCCTACCTGTGTCCCGCCTGCGGCCGCGGCTTCAGCCAGAAGCAGCATCTGCTCAAGCACCAGCGTGTACATCGCGCGGCCCCTGCATGCAGCCCCAAGGAGGAGGCGCGCTAG